The proteins below come from a single Mangifera indica cultivar Alphonso chromosome 16, CATAS_Mindica_2.1, whole genome shotgun sequence genomic window:
- the LOC123198839 gene encoding G-type lectin S-receptor-like serine/threonine-protein kinase LECRK1 — protein MKMEYHILLMKYLLSFLLCSSLTVLAQQNQSNIKLGSSLSPTGKHSWLSASGLFAFGFYPEGNGYAVGVFMSGVPEKTVVWTANRDNPPVPGNSTLLFNTEGRLVLQTIAGQDTDIAASGSGVSSASILDSGNFVLYNSDKVVVWQTFDRPTDTILPTQQLPENRDMFASVSDTDHSTGIFRLKIMPGDGNLVQFPKDGADMTEYDYWNTGTSGFGANVSLNLGVDGHLYLLNGTGFIIKNLTEPQKKGMIYFMKLDYDGIIRLYSHNLTKQNSKSFLWESSKDKCVPMGLCGYNSFCVLNDQSPECRCLPGFVSVNQTNRTAGCEINFRSESCINRPGTVTSSIEQEENTVWEDSSYLVLSQTTTEDCKQACLLNGNCEAALFTDGQCRLQKLPLRFGRRNLNTGSKNIAFIKVYAIPSSDCTQPKEGKKELRRDIITIIISSFVVFILIILAIFGIVIYKYHASSYKIIPQNGNTKYCEGIAPMFFNYAEIEKMTDCFKEEIGRGSSGRVYKGTMPNYQKFVAVKRFEKVSSDWEKEFLNEINVIGRTHHRNLVHLIGCSILGPNKALVYEYMPNGSLADLLFTSEKQPTWVERMGIARDIARGILYLHDECETQIIHCDVKPQNILMDQNRCAKISDFGLAKLLKPDQTNTLTGIRGTRGYVAPEWHRNMPITAKVDVYSFGVVLLEIICRRRSMNQNLVEDQVILEDWVYQCFKTGQLCQLIEDEQVELKQMERMIKIALWCILDEPSLRPSMKKVLLMLEGTVDIPVPPDPSSYLSCI, from the coding sequence atgaagatGGAATATCATATTCTTCTCATGAAATATTTATTGAGCTTCCTGTTATGTTCATCTCTTACAGTTCTAGCTCAACAAAATCAGTCTAATATAAAGCTGGGATCTTCCCTTTCACCCACAGGAAAGCACTCATGGCTATCAGCTTCTGGTCTCTTTGCCTTCGGATTTTATCCGGAAGGCAATGGCTACGCTGTTGGAGTTTTCATGTCTGGAGTCCCGGAGAAAACTGTCGTCTGGACAGCCAACAGAGATAACCCACCAGTTCCAGGAAATTCTACCTTGCTGTTCAATACTGAAGGCAGGCTGGTGCTGCAAACGATTGCAGGCCAAGATACGGATATAGCTGCTTCAGGTTCTGGGGTCTCTTCAGCTTCTATTCTTGATTCTGGCAACTTTGTGCTTTATAATTCTGATAAAGTGGTTGTGTGGCAGACTTTTGATCGGCCAACCGATACAATTTTGCCAACCCAACAGCTCCCAGAAAATAGGGACATGTTTGCAAGTGTTTCAGACACCGACCATTCAACCGGGATATTCCGGCTTAAAATAATGCCCGGAGATGGAAACCTCGTGCAGTTTCCAAAGGATGGTGCTGACATGACTGAATATGATTATTGGAATACTGGTACATCTGGATTTGGTGCTAATGTTTCACTGAATCTTGGTGTTGATGGCCATCTTTACCTGCTAAATGGCACGGGCTTCATCATAAAGAATCTTACAGAGCCTCAAAAGAAAGGGATGATCTATTTCATGAAGCTTGATTATGATGGGATTATCCGATTATATTCACACAATTTGACTAAACAAAATTCCAAGTCATTTTTGTGGGAGTCTTCGAAAGATAAGTGTGTCCCCATGGGTCTATGCGGGTATAATAGTTTCTGTGTTTTAAATGACCAGAGCCCTGAGTGCAGATGTCTTCCAGGATTTGTTTCTGTTAACCAAACTAATCGAACTGCTGGCTGTGAGATAAATTTCAGATCAGAAAGTTGCATCAACAGGCCTGGAACGGTCACATCTTCTATTGAACAAGAGGAAAATACTGTCTGGGAAGATTCTTCATATTTAGTTCTGTCACAAACAACGACAGAAGACTGCAAACAAGCATGTTTGTTGAACGGAAATTGCGAAGCTGCACTATTTACTGATGGCCAATGCCGCCTGCAAAAGCTTCCTTTAAGATTTGGGAGAAGAAATCTCAACACTGGTTCAAAGAATATTGCTTTCATCAAGGTATATGCTATTCCTTCCTCAGATTGTACACAGCCTAAAGAAGGCAAGAAAGAGCTCCGAAGGGACATCATAACTATAATAATCAGttcatttgttgtttttatacttattattttggCAATTTTCGGAATTGTCATTTACAAATACCATGCTTCGTCATACAAGATAATTCCCCAaaatggaaacaccaaatattgTGAGGGCATAGCTCCCATGTTTTTCAATTAtgcagaaattgaaaaaatgactgattgttttaaagaagaaattgGCAGGGGATCTTCAGGAAGAGTCTATAAAGGGACTATGCCAAATTACCAGAAGTTTGTAGCTGTCAAGAGATTTGAGAAGGTTTCATCTGATTGGGAAAAGGAGTTCTTGAATGAGATTAATGTAATTGGAAGGACTCATCATAGGAACCTTGTTCATCTCATCGGCTGTTCCATTCTTGGTCCCAACAAGGCCTTGGTATATGAATACATGCCAAATGGATCTCTAGCTGATTTACTTTTCACAAGTGAAAAACAACCTACTTGGGTTGAAAGAATGGGAATTGCTCGCGATATTGCAAGAGGCATTTTGTATCTTCATGATGAGTGCGAGACTCAAATCATCCATTGCGATGTAAAACCTCAAAACATTCTCATGGATCAGAATAGGTGTGCAAAAATTTCTGATTTCGGATTGGCAAAATTATTGAAACCAGACCAAACTAACACACTTACCGGAATCAGAGGAACAAGGGGATATGTTGCACCAGAATGGCATCGAAATATGCCAATTACAGCCAAAGTTGATGTTTACAGTTTTGGAGTTGTGTTGCTAGAGATCATATGTCGACGAAGAAGCATGAACCAGAATCTTGTAGAGGATCAAGTAATTCTTGAAGATTGGGTATACCAATGTTTCAAGACGGGTCAGTTGTGTCAACTAATAGAAGATGAACAAGTTGAACTAAAACAAATGGAGAGGATGATCAAAATTGCCCTTTGGTGCATTCTTGATGAACCATCACTGCGCCCTTCAATGAAGAAAGTTCTACTTATGCTGGAAGGTACTGTTGACATTCCAGTCCCTCCAGATCCATCTTCTTATCTTAGTTGCATCTAG
- the LOC123198917 gene encoding UPF0235 protein C15orf40 homolog, with protein FPVAKLDVPIWRQRKKGKAKAKLDESTQSLQASANKTQNDNFPSCIRFVSSTSVAITIHAKPGSKVSSITDVSDEAVGVQIDAPAKDGEANAALLEYISSVLGVKRRQVSIGSGFKSRVKIVVVEEFTPQNVFNALDKASKS; from the exons TTCCCCGTTGCCAAACTGGACGTACCGATATGGCGCCAGCGAAAAAAAGGCAAAGCGAAGGCGAAATTGGACGAGTCAACTCAGTCCTTGCAAGCCTCCGCTAACAAAACTCAAAACGACAATTTCCCTTCATGTATTCGCTTCGTTTCTTCCACCTCGGTGGCCATCACCATCCACGCCAAGCCCGGCTCCAAAGTGTCCTCTATTACAG ATGTGAGTGATGAGGCTGTGGGAGTGCAAATTGACGCGCCGGCGAAGGACGGCGAAGCGAACGCGGCACTTCTCGAGTACATCAGCTCG GTTTTAGGGGTGAAAAGGAGGCAAGTGTCTATAGGTTCTGGATTTAAATCAAGGGTAAAAATTGTGGTTGTCGAAGAGTTTACTCCACAAAATGTTTTTAATGCTTTGGACAAAGCGTCAAAGTCCTAA
- the LOC123198675 gene encoding G-type lectin S-receptor-like serine/threonine-protein kinase LECRK2 has protein sequence MQSGSSLVFSSKSIHYNCISFFYIKMQRLHFLLIHSIFLFFLFESSVVTAQRRQSNISLGSSLGPTTNSLWPSSSKLYAFGFYPRGNGYAVGIFLAGIPEKTVVWTANRDDPPVPSNTTLLLNSEGRLVLQLAQGQGTDIANQISGSASSASMLDSGNFVLYNSSGGIIWQSFDHPTDTILPTQRLLAGNELFPRVSETDPSTGKFRLKMQRDGNLVQYPTNTDDTAPYAYYASGTDGRGDNVTLNLGVDGHLYLLNSSGVNIKNITQGYPTGGVLYLMRVDWDGIFRLYSHNLRPNGTWSAVWESSQNKCDPKGLCGLNSYCVLNDQKPDCKCLPGFAFVNQGNWTSGCERDFIAESCRNGHGPVKFKVEPLENTLWEDVSYFDLSETTKEDCQQACLADCNCEAALFQSDDSTCRMQRLPLRFGRRYLDSGSKHFAFIKVGIASSDINNVAGGKKYLRTGLIITLSCVFGASIFVVLATCGIFIHRYQAWSYKRIPGNGNFKFCEDIAPISFTFAEIEKITDSFKEEIGKGSSGIVYKGIMMHCNKFVAIKKLEKVLAEGEREFLTEIKVIGRTHHKNLVRLLGYSFDGPNKVLVYEYMSNGSLADLLFTPEKQLNWIERMGIALDIGRGILYLHDECETQIIHCDIKPHNVLMDENRCAKIADFGLAKLLKPDQTNTFTGIRGTRGYVAPEWHRNLPITVKADVYSFGVVLLEIICCRRCMDQNFPDDQVVLEDWVYQCFDGGELRQLVGNEEVDLKQLERMVKVALWCILDEPSLRPSMKKVLLMLEGTVEIPIPPSPTSFLTCI, from the coding sequence ATGCAGTCAGGATCCTCTTTAGTATTTAGCTCCAAGTCCATTCACTACAattgtatttcatttttttacattaaaatgcagagattacattttcttttaatccattctatcttcttgttcttcttgtttgaatctTCTGTTGTTACAGCTCAACGAAGACAGTCTAATATAAGCCTGGGATCTTCTCTAGGACCTACCACAAACTCCTTATGGCCATCAAGTTCTAAACTCTACGCCTTCGGATTTTATCCGCGAGGCAATGGCTATGCGGTTGGAATTTTTCTTGCCGGAATTCCTGAGAAAACTGTCGTTTGGACAGCAAACCGCGATGATCCGCCTGTTCCCAGCAACACCACCTTGCTATTGAATTCTGAAGGCAGGCTTGTCTTGCAATTAGCACAAGGCCAAGGTACTGATATTGCCAATCAGATTTCTGGGTCTGCCTCTTCTGCTTCCATGCTGGACTCTGGAAACTTTGTGCTTTACAACTCTAGTGGAGGAATAATATGGCAGAGTTTTGATCACCCAACTGATACTATTTTGCCAACTCAACGCCTCCTGGCAGGAAATGAGTTGTTTCCACGTGTTTCAGAAACAGATCCTTCCACAGGGAAATTCCGGCTTAAGATGCAAAGAGATGGGAACCTTGTTCAGTATCCAACGAATACCGATGACACAGCTCCATATGCCTATTATGCGTCCGGTACAGATGGGCGAGGTGATAATGTGACACTAAACCTTGGTGTTGATGGCCATCTTTACCTGCTTAACTCCAGTGGCGtcaatataaagaatattacaCAAGGGTATCCAACAGGAGGAGTACTTTATTTAATGAGAGTTGATTGGGATGGGATATTCAGATTATATTCACACAATTTGAGACCAAATGGCACATGGTCCGCCGTGTGGGAATCGTCCCAAAATAAGTGTGACCCTAAGGGTCTGTGTGGCCTTAACAGCTATTGTGTTTTGAATGATCAAAAACCTGATTGTAAATGTCTTCCAGGATTTGCCTTTGTGAACCAAGGCAATTGGACTTCCGGGTGTGAAAGAGATTTCATTGCAGAAAGTTGCAGAAATGGGCACGGACCTGTCAAATTCAAGGTTGAACCATTGGAGAATACTCTCTGGGAAGATGTCTCATACTTTGATCTGTCAGAAACAACCAAAGAAGACTGTCAACAAGCATGTTTGGCAGACTGCAATTGCGAAGCTGCCCTCTTCCAGAGTGATGATAGTACCTGCAGAATGCAAAGGCTTCCTTTGAGATTTGGGAGAAGATATCTGGATAGTGGATCAAAGCATTTTGCTTTCATCAAGGTAGGAATTGCGTCCTCTGATATTAACAATGTGGCTGGAGGGAAGAAATACCTCAGAACCGGTTTGATAATTACACTAAGCTGTGTATTTGGCGCTTCTATATTTGTTGTTTTGGCAACTTGTGGGATTTTCATCCACAGATATCAAGCCTGGTCATACAAAAGAATTCCTGGAAATGGTAATTTCAAGTTTTGTGAGGATATTGCACCAATATCATTTACTTTTGCAGAGATCGAAAAAATAACTGATAGTTTCAAGGAAGAGATTGGAAAAGGATCTTCAGGTATAGTTTACAAAGGGATTATGATGCATTGCAATAAGTTTGTAGCTATCAAGAAATTAGAGAAGGTCTTAGCTGAAGGGGAGAGGGAATTTCTGACTGAGATAAAGGTAATTGGGAGAACCCATCACAAGAATTTAGTTCGTTTGCTTGGTTATTCCTTTGATGGACCCAACAAAGTGTTAGTATACGAGTACATGAGCAATGGTTCTCTCGCTGATCTACTTTTCACACCTGAAAAACAGCTTAATTGGATAGAAAGAATGGGCATTGCTCTAGATATAGGACGAGGAATTCTTTATCTACATGATGAGTGTGAAACGCAAATCATCCATTGTGACATAAAACCTCACAACGTACTCATGGATGAAAATAGGTGCGCGAAAATTGCTGACTTTGGATTGGCAAAGCTATTGAAACCAGACCAAACTAACACTTTCACCGGCATAAGAGGAACGAGAGGATATGTTGCGCCAGAATGGCATCGAAATCTACCTATTACAGTGAAAGcagatgtttatagttttggagtgGTGTTGTTAGAGATCATATGCTGTCGAAGATGTATGGACCAAAACTTTCCAGACGATCAAGTTGTTCTCGAAGATTGGGTTTATCAATGTTTTGATGGTGGTGAGTTGAGGCAACTGGTAGGAAATGAAGAGGTTGATCTAAAACAACTGGAGAGGATGGTCAAAGTTGCACTTTGGTGCATTCTTGATGAGCCATCACTACGCCCTTCAATGAAGAAAGTTTTACTTATGCTAGAAGGAACTGTTGAGATTCCAATTCCTCCAAGTCCTACTTCTTTTCTTACTTGCATTTGA